Proteins encoded within one genomic window of Alkalilimnicola sp. S0819:
- a CDS encoding DUF3618 domain-containing protein: MSTDKRSSREIEEEIRHTRGEMDRTLDQLQGRFTTGNLVDQALHYLRDGTGGEFTRNLNESVRRNPVPVVLMGLSMAWLMASGREGRFSPHQSRPSRLGERMRSMRDTAGAGLHAARERLGRGAGSSSRRVKRSLSGAREEASRVGQQVGQRGRQLRHSGQQVWSDATRVAQEQPLLTGAMGLMVGVALAGMLPRSRRENEWLGEHREHLLDEAARQGGEQLRKAEQALESAPPGKSSPGESDRPSGL, translated from the coding sequence ATGAGCACGGACAAGCGGAGTTCCAGAGAGATCGAGGAAGAGATCCGCCATACCCGGGGGGAAATGGACCGCACCCTGGACCAGCTGCAGGGGCGTTTCACCACCGGGAACCTGGTCGATCAGGCCCTGCATTACTTGCGCGATGGTACGGGCGGGGAGTTCACCCGGAACCTCAATGAGTCGGTGCGCCGCAACCCGGTGCCGGTGGTGCTCATGGGGCTCAGCATGGCCTGGCTGATGGCCTCCGGGCGAGAGGGGCGGTTTTCCCCCCATCAGTCCCGTCCCTCGCGCCTGGGTGAGCGTATGCGGAGCATGCGCGATACCGCCGGTGCCGGCCTGCACGCCGCGCGGGAGCGTCTGGGTCGGGGTGCGGGCTCCAGCAGTCGGCGCGTAAAACGCTCCTTGAGCGGCGCGCGGGAAGAGGCGAGTCGGGTCGGGCAGCAGGTGGGTCAGCGCGGGCGGCAATTGCGTCACTCGGGGCAGCAGGTCTGGAGTGACGCCACGCGCGTGGCCCAGGAACAGCCTCTGCTGACGGGCGCCATGGGCTTGATGGTGGGTGTGGCGCTGGCCGGCATGTTGCCTCGGAGTCGGCGTGAGAACGAATGGTTGGGCGAGCACCGGGAACATCTGCTCGACGAAGCCGCGCGTCAAGGCGGCGAGCAGCTGCGCAAGGCCGAGCAGGCGCTGGAGTCGGCCCCGCCCGGTAAATCGTCTCCCGGTGAATCGGACAGGCCGTCGGGGCTTTGA
- a CDS encoding Slp family lipoprotein, with the protein MRLGILLGLGLLLAGCAGRAPLPTEGVVSALTPAAAVAEPVRWQGRRLLWGGRIVRAENLAQYTELELLAYPLGDNQRPQLDRASQGRVLLRWPGYLETADYPQGHLLTVLGELDGVMAGRIGQREYRFPVVRAERLHRWPPGAAAAPPRVTFGIGIMLGR; encoded by the coding sequence ATGCGTCTCGGCATACTGTTGGGTTTGGGGCTGTTGCTGGCCGGTTGCGCCGGCCGGGCGCCGCTGCCCACTGAGGGAGTGGTGTCGGCGCTGACGCCCGCGGCGGCCGTGGCGGAGCCCGTACGCTGGCAGGGCCGTCGCCTCCTTTGGGGCGGGCGCATCGTCAGGGCGGAGAACCTGGCCCAGTACACCGAACTGGAATTGCTGGCTTATCCCCTGGGCGATAATCAACGGCCCCAACTGGACCGCGCTTCTCAGGGGCGCGTGCTGCTCCGTTGGCCGGGTTACCTGGAAACAGCGGACTATCCGCAAGGGCACCTTTTGACCGTGCTGGGGGAGCTGGACGGCGTGATGGCGGGGCGTATCGGGCAGCGGGAATACCGCTTCCCGGTGGTGCGGGCGGAGCGACTGCATCGCTGGCCGCCGGGGGCCGCTGCCGCTCCGCCGCGGGTGACTTTTGGCATAGGCATTATGCTGGGGCGTTGA
- a CDS encoding ATP-binding protein, producing the protein MAEQDWGAFLERAEALMARLESMLPPARAPLDWERARALRWRRGRLEAIAHPQRVELASLRNIERQVQLVARNTRQFVQGLPANNALLWGSRGTGKSSLIKAMLDEFGEQGLRLVEVEPQELVDLPLISAELRDRPERFIIFCDDLSFEADDAAYKALKAALDGSLAAPPENVLIYASSNRRHLLPEYLEDNAHSRLVDTELHHGEAVEEKISLSERFGLWVSFHPFNQDAYLAIVHGWLEELGVTVTDAERLRADALRYALERGSRSGRVAWQFARDWAGRQGLARAER; encoded by the coding sequence ATGGCGGAGCAAGACTGGGGAGCGTTTCTGGAGCGGGCGGAGGCCTTGATGGCCAGGCTGGAGAGCATGCTCCCCCCCGCCCGCGCGCCGCTGGACTGGGAACGGGCTCGAGCGCTGCGCTGGCGTCGCGGCCGCCTGGAGGCGATTGCGCACCCTCAGCGGGTGGAGCTCGCCAGCCTGCGCAACATCGAGCGGCAAGTACAGCTGGTGGCTCGCAACACCCGCCAGTTCGTTCAAGGGCTGCCGGCCAACAATGCGCTGCTCTGGGGCTCCCGGGGCACGGGCAAGTCCTCGTTGATCAAGGCCATGCTGGATGAGTTCGGCGAGCAGGGGCTGCGGCTGGTGGAGGTGGAGCCGCAGGAGCTGGTGGACCTGCCCCTGATTAGCGCCGAGCTGCGTGATCGCCCGGAGCGTTTCATCATCTTCTGCGACGACCTGAGCTTCGAAGCCGACGACGCCGCCTACAAGGCACTCAAGGCCGCCCTGGACGGCTCGCTGGCCGCGCCGCCGGAGAACGTGCTGATCTACGCCAGCTCCAACCGCCGCCATCTGCTGCCGGAGTACCTAGAGGACAATGCGCATTCACGGCTGGTGGACACGGAGCTGCACCACGGCGAGGCGGTGGAAGAGAAGATTTCCCTGTCGGAGCGCTTCGGGCTGTGGGTGAGCTTCCACCCGTTCAACCAGGATGCCTACCTGGCGATCGTGCACGGCTGGCTGGAGGAACTGGGCGTTACGGTGACGGATGCGGAGCGGCTGCGCGCCGACGCGCTGCGCTACGCACTGGAGCGGGGCTCTCGCAGCGGTCGGGTGGCCTGGCAGTTCGCCCGCGACTGGGCGGGGCGACAGGGGCTGGCGCGCGCCGAGCGTTGA
- a CDS encoding putative signal transducing protein, translated as MRCVHTGADPLLAGHLHELLSQAGLSPQLRNAGLLGGAGELPPTELWPEIWVPAEEAERAAALLQEQLGRADEPAWQCAACGERLEGQFRQCWRCGHWRT; from the coding sequence ATGCGCTGTGTGCACACCGGAGCCGACCCCCTGCTGGCCGGCCATTTGCACGAATTGCTGAGCCAGGCCGGGTTGAGCCCGCAACTCAGGAACGCCGGCTTGCTGGGGGGCGCCGGCGAGTTGCCGCCCACGGAGCTCTGGCCTGAGATCTGGGTGCCAGCGGAGGAGGCAGAGCGCGCCGCCGCATTGCTGCAGGAGCAGCTCGGGCGGGCGGACGAGCCCGCCTGGCAATGTGCCGCTTGCGGTGAGCGGCTTGAAGGCCAGTTCCGGCAATGCTGGCGCTGCGGGCACTGGCGCACGTGA
- a CDS encoding Slp family lipoprotein — protein MYRGLTPLLLLLLLTGCASRLPSGIAEAPVENPAPSEVAANPNAHAQRTVRWGGTIAEVENRAEYTWLVVVGRPLAGNGRPDEGDRSIGRFLARVPGFLDPAIYEAGRQVTVSGPVIGLVKRPVGGYEYTYPEMLAESRHLWEPLPERIPAMEGPYWYSPYWYDPWYHPYRRSHPWPRSRAR, from the coding sequence ATGTATCGAGGCCTGACGCCTTTGCTGTTGCTCCTGCTGCTGACGGGCTGCGCCAGCCGGTTGCCGTCGGGTATTGCGGAGGCGCCGGTAGAGAACCCTGCCCCGTCGGAGGTGGCGGCGAACCCCAACGCTCATGCGCAGCGCACCGTGCGCTGGGGTGGCACCATCGCCGAGGTGGAGAACCGGGCGGAATACACCTGGTTGGTGGTGGTCGGCAGACCGCTGGCCGGCAACGGCCGGCCGGATGAAGGTGATCGGAGTATCGGGCGTTTCCTGGCCCGGGTGCCGGGCTTCCTGGACCCGGCCATATACGAGGCTGGGCGGCAGGTGACGGTTTCCGGGCCGGTGATAGGTCTGGTCAAGCGGCCGGTGGGCGGCTACGAATATACGTACCCCGAGATGCTGGCCGAAAGTCGGCACTTGTGGGAGCCGCTGCCGGAGCGCATTCCGGCGATGGAGGGTCCGTACTGGTATTCGCCGTACTGGTATGATCCCTGGTACCACCCCTACAGGCGGTCGCATCCCTGGCCGCGATCTCGGGCCCGTTGA
- a CDS encoding ATP-binding cassette domain-containing protein: protein MISLRNLSLYRGSLCLLEQAELTVHAGQKLGLTGANGTGKSSLFALLRGQLIADAGDVRMPGGWRIAHVAQETPALSRPALDYVLDGDEELREVEAELAHAQQADAGEAIARAHGRLEAIGGYSARARAAEMLHGLGFGTADLERPVSRFSGGWRMRLNLAQALMCRSDLLLLDEPTNHLDLEAVLWLEQWLAAYPGTLLLISHDRDFLDAVVDGIVHLEHRRLNVYKGGYSEFERQRAERLAQQQALHERQQREVAHLQRFIDRFRAKATKAKAAQSRIKALERMERIAPAHVDSPFHFRFRPAPRAGNPLLQLEEAALGYGESPLLTGIRLSLAPGERVGLLGPNGAGKSTLIKCLAGELEPLAGSRSSAQGLRVGYFAQHQLEQLDSDASPLRHLQRLDERAQEQSLRDYLGGFGFHGEQADSPVAPFSGGEKARLVLALLVYQKPNLLLLDEPTNHLDLDMRQALASALAGFEGALVVVSHDRYLLTTTCEEYLLVEGGRVRAFDGDLDDYRDWLRQQRREQRQAEQPREKQEHSADARKLQRRLEAQRRQAAAPLKKRVEALDRELERSGAQLQALEEALADPTLYEAEGKVRLTELLKEQGELRQNQAELEEQWLEAQDALEQALS, encoded by the coding sequence ATGATCAGCCTGCGAAACTTGAGCCTCTATCGGGGCTCCCTGTGCCTGCTCGAGCAGGCCGAGCTCACCGTGCACGCGGGGCAGAAGCTTGGCCTGACCGGCGCCAACGGCACCGGCAAATCATCTCTGTTCGCCCTGCTGCGCGGCCAGCTCATCGCCGATGCGGGGGATGTGCGAATGCCCGGCGGTTGGCGCATCGCCCATGTGGCCCAGGAGACGCCGGCGCTCTCGCGCCCTGCGCTGGACTATGTGCTGGACGGTGACGAGGAGCTGCGCGAGGTGGAAGCGGAGCTCGCCCATGCCCAGCAGGCGGATGCCGGCGAAGCCATTGCCCGCGCCCATGGCCGGCTGGAGGCGATCGGCGGTTACAGCGCCCGGGCACGAGCGGCGGAAATGCTCCACGGTCTGGGCTTCGGGACGGCGGATCTGGAGCGCCCGGTGAGCCGCTTCTCCGGAGGCTGGCGCATGCGCTTGAACCTGGCTCAGGCTCTGATGTGCCGCTCGGACCTGCTGCTGCTGGACGAGCCCACCAACCATCTGGATCTGGAAGCCGTGTTGTGGTTGGAGCAGTGGCTGGCCGCCTACCCAGGCACCCTGTTGCTGATCTCCCACGACCGGGACTTCCTGGACGCGGTGGTGGATGGCATCGTGCATCTGGAGCATCGTCGGCTGAATGTCTACAAGGGTGGCTACAGCGAGTTCGAGCGCCAGCGCGCGGAACGGCTGGCGCAGCAGCAGGCCCTGCACGAACGCCAACAACGGGAGGTCGCGCACCTGCAGCGCTTCATCGACCGTTTCCGGGCCAAGGCCACCAAGGCCAAGGCCGCCCAGAGCCGCATCAAGGCCCTGGAGCGCATGGAACGCATCGCCCCGGCCCATGTGGATTCCCCCTTCCATTTTCGTTTCCGCCCCGCGCCCCGGGCCGGCAACCCGTTGCTGCAACTGGAAGAGGCCGCGCTGGGTTATGGCGAGAGTCCGTTATTGACGGGGATACGCCTGAGCCTGGCGCCGGGCGAACGGGTGGGGCTGCTGGGGCCGAACGGCGCGGGCAAGTCCACCCTGATCAAGTGCCTGGCCGGCGAGCTCGAACCCCTGGCCGGCAGCCGCTCCTCGGCCCAGGGGCTGCGGGTGGGCTACTTTGCCCAGCACCAACTGGAGCAGCTCGACAGCGACGCCAGCCCTCTGCGGCATCTGCAACGCCTGGACGAGCGGGCGCAGGAGCAGTCCCTGCGCGATTACCTGGGCGGTTTCGGCTTTCACGGCGAACAGGCCGACAGCCCCGTCGCCCCCTTCTCGGGCGGCGAGAAGGCCCGCCTGGTGCTGGCGTTGCTGGTCTACCAGAAACCCAATCTGCTGCTGCTCGATGAGCCCACCAACCACCTGGACCTGGACATGCGCCAGGCTTTGGCGTCGGCACTGGCCGGGTTCGAGGGGGCGCTGGTGGTGGTTTCTCATGACCGCTATCTGCTCACCACCACCTGTGAGGAATACCTGTTGGTCGAGGGTGGCCGGGTGCGGGCGTTCGACGGCGATCTGGACGATTATCGGGATTGGCTGCGCCAGCAGCGCCGGGAGCAGCGGCAGGCCGAGCAGCCCCGCGAGAAGCAGGAGCATTCCGCCGACGCCCGCAAGCTCCAGCGCCGGCTGGAGGCGCAGCGCCGCCAGGCCGCGGCGCCGCTGAAAAAGCGGGTCGAGGCCCTGGACCGCGAGCTGGAGCGCAGCGGCGCGCAGTTGCAGGCCCTGGAAGAGGCGCTGGCGGACCCCACGCTCTACGAGGCCGAGGGCAAGGTGCGGCTGACCGAACTGCTCAAGGAACAAGGGGAGCTGCGTCAGAACCAGGCGGAGCTCGAAGAGCAGTGGTTGGAGGCCCAGGATGCCCTGGAGCAGGCACTGAGCTGA
- a CDS encoding phage holin family protein, translated as MAIQDFNPEERIPADAAPGAGSRPESERSVTALFRELANEVTTLVRKEVELARVETGEKVSQASQGVGALAAGALIAFAGVLVLLDAAVYALSQVWQPWLSALVVGAVVAVIGLILLSRGRSRLKARNLMPERTTESLKHDKEFVQRRMP; from the coding sequence ATGGCTATCCAGGATTTCAACCCCGAAGAACGGATCCCGGCCGACGCCGCGCCCGGCGCGGGCAGCCGACCGGAGAGCGAGCGCTCGGTTACGGCTTTGTTCCGAGAACTGGCCAACGAAGTCACCACCCTGGTGCGCAAGGAGGTGGAGCTGGCCCGGGTGGAAACCGGTGAAAAGGTGTCCCAGGCCAGTCAGGGCGTCGGAGCGCTGGCCGCGGGGGCACTCATTGCCTTTGCCGGGGTGTTGGTGTTGCTGGATGCGGCGGTGTACGCGCTCTCCCAGGTCTGGCAGCCCTGGCTGTCCGCGTTGGTGGTGGGCGCCGTGGTGGCCGTGATCGGTCTGATCCTGCTCTCCCGGGGGCGCTCGCGGCTGAAGGCACGCAACCTCATGCCCGAGCGCACCACCGAGTCTCTGAAACACGATAAGGAGTTTGTCCAAAGGAGGATGCCATGA
- the can gene encoding carbonate dehydratase produces the protein MKLLKELFDNNRRWSEQITEQDPEFFSTLSGQQEPEYLWIGCSDSRVPANDIVGLMPGELFVHRNVANVVVHSDMNCMSVLQFAVEVLKVKHVMVTGHYGCGGVRAALRQTDFGLIDHWLRHIKDVACEHHHELDAIEEESDRVDRLCELNVIAQVRNVCHTTIVQKAWARGQSLAVHGWVYGLNNGHLNDLGVTVSGAEERDKLYHMLSA, from the coding sequence ATGAAACTTCTAAAAGAATTGTTCGACAACAACCGCCGCTGGTCCGAGCAGATCACGGAACAGGATCCGGAGTTCTTCAGTACGCTGTCCGGTCAACAGGAGCCGGAGTATCTGTGGATCGGATGCTCCGACAGTCGTGTGCCGGCCAACGATATCGTGGGCTTGATGCCCGGCGAGCTTTTCGTGCACCGGAACGTGGCCAATGTGGTGGTGCACAGCGACATGAACTGTATGTCCGTGCTGCAGTTCGCGGTGGAAGTGTTGAAGGTCAAGCATGTAATGGTCACCGGGCATTACGGCTGTGGCGGGGTGCGCGCCGCGCTGCGCCAGACCGACTTCGGGCTCATCGACCACTGGCTTCGTCACATTAAGGACGTGGCCTGCGAGCATCATCATGAACTGGATGCCATTGAGGAAGAAAGTGACCGCGTGGACCGGCTGTGCGAACTGAACGTGATTGCCCAGGTTCGCAATGTCTGTCACACCACCATCGTGCAGAAGGCCTGGGCCCGTGGCCAATCGCTTGCCGTGCACGGTTGGGTCTACGGGCTCAACAACGGTCATTTGAATGACTTGGGTGTTACCGTGAGTGGGGCGGAAGAGAGGGACAAGCTCTATCACATGCTCTCCGCCTGA
- a CDS encoding pseudouridine synthase, which produces MSESPLTVLYRDEHLIAVDKPPGLLVHRTRLDQEREAVAVQRLRDQIGQRVWPVHRLDKPTSGVLLFALSAEAASRMQPLFAADGVDKRYLAVVRGWAAEAGRVERPVKMRDGGPRRLGVTDYRRLATVELPIPVGPYPAARYSLLELCPRTGRRHQLRYHCEHLGHPIIGDTSYGRGEHNRLFREHLDCHRLLLMAVELRFIHPCSGQPLCIQAKPEQELARLFQRFGWGAHWPA; this is translated from the coding sequence ATGTCTGAATCCCCCCTTACGGTGTTGTACCGCGATGAGCACCTCATCGCGGTGGACAAGCCGCCGGGCCTGCTGGTGCATCGCACTCGCCTCGATCAGGAGCGCGAAGCGGTGGCCGTGCAACGGCTGCGTGATCAGATCGGCCAACGGGTCTGGCCGGTTCACCGCCTGGACAAGCCCACCTCCGGGGTGCTGCTCTTCGCACTGAGTGCCGAGGCCGCCAGCCGGATGCAACCCCTGTTTGCGGCAGACGGCGTGGATAAGCGCTATCTGGCCGTGGTGCGGGGCTGGGCGGCGGAGGCGGGACGGGTCGAACGCCCGGTGAAAATGCGTGATGGCGGCCCCCGGCGCCTGGGCGTGACCGACTACCGCCGCCTGGCGACGGTGGAGCTGCCCATACCCGTGGGCCCCTATCCGGCCGCTCGTTACTCCCTGCTGGAGCTGTGTCCGCGTACCGGGCGGCGTCACCAGCTACGCTACCATTGCGAACATCTGGGCCACCCCATTATCGGTGATACCAGCTACGGTCGGGGCGAGCACAACCGCCTGTTCCGGGAACATCTGGATTGTCACCGCCTGCTGCTCATGGCCGTGGAGCTGCGCTTCATCCATCCCTGCAGCGGCCAGCCCCTGTGCATCCAGGCGAAGCCCGAGCAGGAACTCGCCCGCCTGTTCCAGCGTTTCGGCTGGGGTGCACACTGGCCCGCCTGA
- a CDS encoding DUF3565 domain-containing protein has protein sequence MMKRKILGFHKDDEGHWVADLECGHQQHVRHRPPWINRPWVVSEAGRQRQIGKTLNCKLCSDEMPAGRSGGRAEPGVGRHPGRGGP, from the coding sequence ATGATGAAGCGCAAGATACTCGGGTTTCACAAGGATGATGAGGGGCACTGGGTCGCGGACCTGGAGTGTGGGCATCAGCAGCACGTGCGTCATCGGCCACCCTGGATCAACCGCCCCTGGGTGGTGTCCGAAGCCGGCCGCCAGCGTCAGATCGGCAAGACCCTCAACTGCAAGCTGTGCTCCGACGAGATGCCCGCCGGGCGTTCGGGGGGGCGGGCCGAACCCGGCGTGGGCCGACATCCGGGGCGTGGCGGCCCCTGA
- a CDS encoding YihY/virulence factor BrkB family protein: MATVPKDRLTHWRFEDWKRVVLRTREDVNRHFLGLAAAGVAFYSLLGLFPALAAAVAIFGLLLDPATVQSQLAGLMDVMPEQAAGLLQGRLEALAAESSTSLGLGAVLGLLVALWSATKGVKALFKSLNMAYEEPETRGWFKLNGLALLFTLGGIVFLLLAVGLIAVLPALMGLLGMEGLGRLLAQWLRWPLLLALMVLALGVVYRWGPSRPSPSWRWLSPGALLATGLWLLASILFSVYVGSFSNYDQTYGSLGAVVILMMWLFLSAFAVLIGAEFNSELERQGS, from the coding sequence ATGGCGACCGTGCCTAAGGACCGTCTCACCCATTGGCGTTTCGAAGACTGGAAGCGCGTTGTGCTGCGGACCCGCGAAGACGTCAATCGGCATTTTCTCGGGTTGGCGGCGGCGGGTGTAGCCTTCTACAGCCTGCTCGGGCTTTTCCCCGCCTTGGCCGCCGCCGTAGCCATCTTCGGGCTGCTGCTGGATCCGGCGACGGTGCAATCCCAGTTGGCAGGCCTGATGGACGTGATGCCGGAGCAGGCCGCGGGCCTGCTTCAGGGGCGTCTTGAAGCCCTGGCCGCAGAGTCTTCCACCAGCCTGGGGCTGGGGGCGGTGCTGGGTTTGCTGGTGGCCTTGTGGAGCGCTACCAAGGGCGTGAAGGCGCTGTTCAAGTCGCTGAACATGGCCTACGAGGAGCCGGAAACCCGGGGGTGGTTCAAGCTCAACGGGCTGGCGTTGCTCTTCACCCTGGGCGGCATCGTGTTCCTGTTGCTCGCGGTGGGCTTGATTGCCGTGTTGCCCGCGCTCATGGGCTTGCTGGGAATGGAAGGGCTGGGCCGGCTGCTTGCCCAGTGGCTGCGCTGGCCCTTGCTGCTGGCGCTGATGGTGCTCGCACTGGGAGTGGTTTATCGCTGGGGGCCGTCGCGCCCCAGCCCGAGCTGGCGCTGGCTGAGCCCTGGCGCGCTGCTTGCCACCGGCCTGTGGTTGCTGGCTTCGATATTGTTCTCCGTCTACGTGGGAAGCTTCTCCAACTACGATCAGACCTACGGTTCCCTGGGGGCGGTGGTGATCCTGATGATGTGGCTGTTTCTCTCGGCCTTTGCCGTATTGATTGGCGCCGAGTTCAACTCCGAGCTGGAGCGCCAGGGCAGCTGA
- a CDS encoding NAD(P)/FAD-dependent oxidoreductase: MGANQDVIVIGAGAAGLMCAIAAGRRGRRVRVLDHANKVGKKILLSGGGRCNFTNYFAEPGNYLSANPHFCKSALSRYTQWDFIALMERHGIAYHEKTLGQLFCDNSARDILDMLLAECAAAGVEIHSRCEVTDLRALERGYELDCSLGTLRCESLVIATGGLSFPKMGASGFGYRVARQFGLRVTETRAALVPFTLTGGDSEAWKRLAGVSLPVEASCAGMSFRESLLFTHRGLSGPAMLQISSYWRDGDPLELNLLPDADAAGELLRAKADRPRTALKTVLGQWLPARLVDLLAEQGWFRSKPLQQCAEAELRALAERLQGWSLRPAGTEGYRTAEVTLGGVDTDELSSRSLEARRQPGLYFIGEVVDVTGQLGGFNFQWAWASGHCAGQYV; the protein is encoded by the coding sequence ATGGGCGCGAACCAGGATGTGATCGTCATCGGCGCCGGGGCCGCGGGCCTGATGTGCGCCATCGCCGCGGGTCGGCGGGGCCGCCGGGTGCGGGTGCTGGACCATGCCAACAAGGTGGGCAAGAAGATCCTGCTGTCCGGTGGCGGGCGCTGCAACTTCACCAATTATTTCGCCGAACCGGGAAACTACCTCTCCGCCAACCCGCATTTCTGCAAATCCGCCCTGAGCCGTTACACCCAGTGGGATTTCATCGCTCTGATGGAGCGCCACGGCATCGCCTACCACGAAAAGACCCTGGGGCAGCTGTTCTGCGACAATTCCGCCCGGGACATTCTCGATATGCTGCTCGCCGAATGTGCCGCCGCCGGCGTGGAGATCCACAGCCGCTGCGAGGTCACCGATTTGCGGGCCCTGGAGCGGGGCTACGAGCTCGATTGCAGCCTGGGCACGCTGCGCTGCGAGAGCCTGGTGATCGCCACCGGCGGCCTGTCCTTTCCCAAGATGGGTGCCAGCGGCTTCGGCTACCGGGTGGCGCGGCAGTTCGGCCTGAGAGTCACCGAAACCCGCGCCGCCCTGGTGCCCTTCACCCTCACCGGCGGCGACAGCGAGGCCTGGAAACGCCTGGCGGGGGTGTCCCTGCCGGTGGAGGCAAGCTGCGCGGGGATGAGTTTTCGCGAGAGCCTGCTCTTTACCCACCGCGGGTTGAGCGGGCCGGCCATGCTGCAGATCTCTTCCTACTGGCGGGATGGAGACCCGCTGGAACTGAACCTCTTGCCCGATGCGGATGCCGCCGGGGAGCTGCTGCGGGCCAAGGCCGACCGTCCACGGACCGCCTTGAAGACGGTGCTCGGCCAGTGGCTGCCGGCGCGACTGGTGGACCTGCTCGCCGAACAGGGCTGGTTTCGGAGCAAACCGTTGCAGCAATGTGCCGAAGCGGAGCTGCGCGCGCTGGCCGAGCGCTTGCAGGGCTGGTCCCTGCGCCCGGCGGGCACCGAAGGGTATCGCACGGCCGAGGTGACGCTGGGTGGGGTGGATACCGATGAACTGTCGTCGCGCAGCCTGGAGGCGCGACGACAGCCGGGACTGTATTTCATCGGCGAGGTGGTGGACGTGACCGGGCAGCTGGGCGGCTTCAATTTCCAGTGGGCCTGGGCCAGCGGCCATTGCGCCGGGCAGTATGTCTGA
- a CDS encoding acyl-CoA synthetase, translating to MTIAVDWLDKRAKLSPDKVALIDTIGDRKLTYKEWDENVNRTAHFMREQLGIQKGDRVAVLATNCVEYLDVLFACNKLGSILQNLNWRLAVPELEQLIRDAKPKTLIYSAEFLDQVNKLKVREDIPCVRNFVALEEKAGPIDISFFIRDRFPAHKPDTPSVSLDHPWVICYTGGTTGLPKGAIQTHGNITWNAINTVMSWGVGAEDTAILNAPLFHTGGLNVFTAPLVQAGGTSIVCKTFDVDQVFDLVETGDVSVFFGVPTMFTMMQNHERWETADFSKLKVVISGGAPCPMPVFERFWAKGVDFKTGYGLTEAGPNTFWLPPEQVREKPGFVGYPLFHVACKLVDEQGVRITTPDVAGELCIRGPHRTPGYWNNPEATAEAIDEDGWLHTGDLAIADADGAYKIVGRAKDMYISGGENVYPAEVESIMHSHPAVSEAALFGIPDDKWGEVGCAVIALKRDQNLDEATMIQFLKDRVAHYKVPRHVRFVEELPKTGAGKISKKVLKERYGKIDEAS from the coding sequence ATGACCATCGCAGTGGACTGGCTGGACAAGCGCGCGAAGCTCTCCCCGGACAAGGTGGCGCTGATCGATACCATCGGCGATCGCAAGCTCACCTACAAGGAATGGGACGAGAACGTCAACCGCACCGCGCACTTCATGCGCGAGCAGCTGGGCATTCAGAAGGGCGACCGGGTCGCCGTGCTGGCCACCAACTGCGTGGAGTACCTGGATGTCTTGTTCGCCTGCAACAAGCTCGGCTCTATTCTGCAGAACCTGAACTGGCGCCTGGCAGTGCCGGAGCTCGAGCAGTTGATCCGCGATGCCAAGCCCAAGACGCTGATCTACAGCGCCGAGTTCCTCGACCAGGTGAACAAGCTCAAGGTGCGCGAGGATATTCCCTGCGTGCGCAACTTCGTGGCGCTGGAAGAGAAGGCCGGCCCCATCGACATCAGCTTCTTCATCCGCGACCGCTTCCCCGCGCACAAACCGGACACCCCGTCGGTGAGCCTGGATCACCCTTGGGTGATCTGCTACACCGGTGGCACCACCGGCCTGCCCAAGGGCGCGATCCAGACCCACGGCAATATCACCTGGAACGCCATCAACACGGTGATGAGCTGGGGCGTGGGCGCGGAAGACACCGCTATCCTCAACGCGCCGCTGTTCCACACCGGGGGGCTGAATGTGTTCACCGCGCCGCTGGTGCAGGCCGGCGGCACCAGCATCGTCTGCAAGACCTTCGACGTGGATCAGGTCTTCGATCTGGTGGAAACCGGGGATGTGAGCGTGTTCTTCGGTGTGCCCACCATGTTCACGATGATGCAGAACCATGAGCGCTGGGAGACGGCGGATTTCTCCAAGCTCAAGGTGGTCATTTCCGGGGGCGCGCCCTGCCCGATGCCGGTGTTCGAGCGCTTCTGGGCCAAGGGCGTGGACTTCAAGACCGGTTATGGGCTCACCGAAGCCGGCCCCAATACCTTCTGGTTGCCGCCGGAGCAGGTGCGGGAAAAGCCCGGCTTCGTCGGCTACCCCTTGTTCCACGTCGCCTGCAAGCTGGTGGATGAGCAGGGCGTGCGGATCACCACGCCGGATGTGGCCGGCGAGCTGTGCATCCGCGGCCCCCACCGCACGCCCGGCTACTGGAACAACCCCGAGGCCACCGCCGAGGCCATCGACGAGGACGGCTGGTTGCACACCGGCGATCTGGCCATCGCCGACGCCGACGGCGCCTACAAGATCGTCGGTCGGGCCAAGGACATGTACATCTCCGGTGGCGAGAATGTCTATCCGGCGGAAGTGGAGAGCATCATGCACTCCCATCCCGCCGTGTCCGAGGCGGCGCTGTTCGGTATCCCCGATGACAAGTGGGGCGAGGTCGGCTGCGCGGTGATCGCGCTGAAGCGTGACCAGAACCTGGATGAGGCGACCATGATCCAGTTCCTCAAGGATCGGGTAGCCCACTACAAGGTGCCGCGCCATGTGCGCTTCGTGGAAGAGCTGCCCAAGACCGGCGCGGGCAAGATCAGCAAGAAGGTGCTCAAGGAGCGCTACGGCAAGATCGACGAAGCTTCCTGA